In Prunus dulcis chromosome 2, ALMONDv2, whole genome shotgun sequence, a single genomic region encodes these proteins:
- the LOC117619806 gene encoding LOW QUALITY PROTEIN: cycloartenol-C-24-methyltransferase (The sequence of the model RefSeq protein was modified relative to this genomic sequence to represent the inferred CDS: inserted 1 base in 1 codon): MSKAGALDLASGVGGKIDKTEVLSAVEKYEKYHVCYGGEEEARKSNYTDMVNKYYDLVTSFYEYGWGESFHFAPRWKGESLRESIKRHEHFLALQLGLKPGQKVLDVGCGIGGPLREIARFSSASITGLNNNEYQITRGKELNRIVGVDKTCNFVKADFMKLPFPENSFDAVYAIEATCHAPDAYGCYKEIYRVLKPGQCFAAYEWCMTDAFDNNNQEHQKIKAEIEIGDGLPDIRLTGKCLEALKQAGFEVIWENDLAVDSPQSWYLPLDKSRIXSFRLTAVGRFITKNMVKALEFVGLAPPGSQRVQDFLEKAAEGLVEGGKREIFTPMYFFLARKPLSESQ, from the exons ATGTCGAAAGCTGGAGCATTGGATCTCGCATCGGGTGTTGGTGGAAAGATTGACAAAACCGAAGTTCTCTCTGCTGTTGAAAA GTATGAGAAGTATCATGTCTGTTATGGAGGCGAAGAGGAAGCAAGAAAATCTAACTATACTGACATG GTTAATAAATATTATGATCTTGTTACCAGCTTTTATGAGTATGGCTGGGGAGAGTCTTTCCACTTTGCACCCAG ATGGAAAGGGGAGTCTCTTCGAGAGAGTATCAAGCGACATGAGCACTTCCTTGCTTTACAACTAGGACTGAAACCTGGACAGAAA GTTCTGGATGTAGGTTGTGGAATTGGAGGACCACTGAGAGAAATAGCTCGCTTCAG CTCAGCATCAATTACTGGGTTGAACAACAATGAATATCAGATCACAAGAGGAAAG GAACTAAACCGTATCGTAGGAGTGGACAAAACCTGCAATTTTGTAAAG GCTGACTTCATGAAACTACCTTTTCCTGAGAATTCATTTGATGCAGTATATGCAATTGAAGCTACCTGCCATGCACCGGATGCA TATGGATGCTACAAGGAGATTTACAGAGTATTAAAACCCGGTCAATGTTTTGCTGCATATGAGTGGTGCATGACTGATGCGTTCGATAACAATAACCAAGAACATCAAAAAATTAAG GCGGAAATTGAGATTGGTGATGGCCTCCCAGACATCAGATTGACAGGAAAGTGTCTTGAAGCTTTGAAACAAGCCGGTTTTGAG GTGATATGGGAGAATGATCTTGCAGTGGACTCACCTCAATCTTGGTACTTGCCTTTGGACAAAAGTCGGA TCAGCTTTCGTCTAACAGCTGTTGGGCGTTTTATTACTAAAAACATG GTCAAGGCTTTAGAATTTGTTGGACTTGCACCACCAGGAAGCCAAAGGGTTCAAGATTTTCTGGAGAAAGCAGCTGAAGGGCTAGTGGAAGGTGGAAA GAGAGAGATTTTTACACCGATGTATTTCTTCTTGGCCCGGAAGCCGCTTTCAGAGAGTCAGTAA